The following proteins are co-located in the Helicobacter acinonychis genome:
- a CDS encoding efflux RND transporter periplasmic adaptor subunit: MKRLLFLGLALIFSPLCTNAQEIKEVKSQTHFNFSTIKVIEKEFAQSRRYYALLQPNEALIFSQTLRFDGYVEKLYANKTYTPIKKGDRLLSVYSPELVSVQSELLSSLKFNQQVGAIKEKLKLLGLESSSIEKIISVHKVQNTMDIYSRFNGVIFKKSPDLNEGSFIKKGQELFQIIDLSQLWAVAKVNQEDLEFLKNTHKAILFVEGIKEKQEITLENINPIINPQDKMLEARFNVPNLKRLYYPNMFAQVEIFQKPKKMKILPKEAVLIKGGKAIVFKKDDFGLSPLEIKATRLSDGSYAILEGLEVGEEVANNALFVLDADAQNNGDY; this comes from the coding sequence ATGAAACGGCTTTTATTCTTAGGATTGGCTCTTATCTTTAGCCCCTTATGCACTAACGCTCAAGAAATAAAAGAAGTGAAAAGCCAAACCCATTTTAATTTTTCTACCATTAAGGTCATAGAAAAAGAATTCGCCCAAAGCCGACGCTATTACGCGCTTTTACAACCTAATGAAGCGCTCATTTTTTCTCAAACCCTGCGTTTTGATGGCTATGTAGAAAAGCTTTATGCGAATAAAACTTATACTCCCATTAAAAAGGGCGATAGACTATTGAGCGTGTATTCCCCTGAATTAGTGAGCGTCCAAAGCGAGTTACTATCATCATTGAAATTCAACCAACAAGTGGGAGCGATCAAAGAAAAATTAAAACTATTAGGGTTAGAAAGCTCTAGCATTGAAAAGATCATCAGCGTTCATAAAGTCCAAAACACCATGGATATTTATTCTCGTTTCAACGGCGTTATTTTTAAAAAAAGCCCAGATTTAAATGAAGGGAGCTTTATTAAAAAAGGGCAAGAGCTTTTTCAAATCATAGATTTAAGCCAATTGTGGGCGGTGGCTAAAGTCAATCAAGAAGATTTAGAGTTTTTAAAAAACACGCATAAAGCGATCTTGTTTGTAGAGGGGATTAAAGAAAAGCAAGAAATCACGCTTGAAAATATCAACCCTATCATAAACCCCCAAGATAAAATGCTAGAAGCGCGCTTCAATGTGCCTAATCTTAAACGGCTTTATTACCCTAACATGTTCGCTCAAGTAGAAATCTTTCAAAAACCCAAAAAAATGAAGATCTTGCCTAAAGAAGCGGTTTTGATTAAGGGGGGGAAAGCTATCGTGTTTAAAAAAGATGATTTTGGCTTAAGCCCCCTAGAGATTAAAGCCACTCGCTTAAGCGATGGGAGTTATGCAATTTTAGAGGGTTTAGAGGTGGGTGAAGAAGTCGCTAATAACGCTTTATTCGTGCTAGATGCTGACGCTCAAAACAATGGGGATTATTAA
- a CDS encoding efflux RND transporter permease subunit: MVEKIIDLSVKNKLLTTLITLLIFLASLWAIKSIRLDALPDLSPVQVVVQITYPNQSPKIVQEQVTYPLVSTFMSIADIDTVRGISSYESGLIYIIFKDGVNLYWARDRVLEQLNRVNNLPKDAKVEIGSDSTSIGWAYQYALSSDSENLSDLKVLQDFYYRYALLGVDGVSEVASVGGFVKDYEITLNNDSLIRYNLSLEQIANAIKNSNNDTGGGIILENGFEKIVRSHGYIQSLKDLEEIVLKKEGAIPLKMKDIASVRLVPKPRRGAANLNGNKEVVGGIVMVRYHADTYKVLKAIKEKIATLQASNPDVKITSVYDRSELIEKGIDNLIHTLIEESAIVLVIIAIFLLHFRSALVVIITLPLSVCISFLLMRYFNIEASIMSLGGIAIAIGAMVDAAIVMVENAHKHLQHIDMKDNTQRVNGIMQGVKHVGGAIFFALMIIVVSFLPIFALTGQEEKLFAPLAYTKTFAMLVGAILSITIVPILMVWLIKGRILEESKNPINAFFIKIYGASLKVVLKFRYAFLIASVVGLGSLYVSYKKLNWEFIPKINEGVIMYMPVTLNGVGIDTALEYLKKSNTAIKQLDFVKQVFGKVGHANTSTDAAGLGMLETYIELKPQNEWKEKLSYKEVRDKLEKTLRLKGLTNSWTYPIRGRTDMLLTGIRTPLGIKLYGNDTDKLQELSIFMEQQLKTLKESLSVFAERSNNGYYITLDLNDENLARYGINKNTVLDAIKFALGGATLTTMIKGVESYPISLRLEDTERNTIEKLKNLYIKTAYNYMPLRELAHVYYDNSPAVLKSEKGLNVNFIYIVPQNGISSDTYRQLATKALEKIKLPSGYYYEFSGESQYLEEAFKTLQYIVPVSVFIIFILIVFALKDFTNSLLCFFTLPFAFLGGLIFMNLMGFNMSVATLVGFLALLGVASETAIVMIIYLEDAFQKFIKTPLKEQNNATLKEAIMHGAVLRVRPKLMTFFSILASLIPIMYSHGTGSEIMKSIAAPMLGGMISSVVLTLFIIPTAYFVIKNARIKHAF; this comes from the coding sequence ATGGTAGAAAAAATCATTGATTTAAGCGTTAAAAACAAACTCCTTACCACTTTAATCACTCTACTCATTTTCTTAGCCTCTTTGTGGGCGATAAAAAGCATCCGTTTGGACGCTTTGCCGGATTTAAGCCCCGTGCAAGTGGTCGTGCAAATCACTTACCCCAATCAAAGCCCTAAAATCGTGCAAGAGCAGGTTACTTACCCGCTAGTCTCTACTTTTATGAGCATCGCTGATATTGACACGGTCAGGGGGATTTCTAGCTATGAAAGCGGTTTGATTTACATCATTTTTAAAGACGGCGTCAATCTGTATTGGGCTAGAGATAGGGTTTTAGAGCAATTAAACAGAGTGAATAATCTCCCTAAAGACGCTAAAGTGGAAATAGGGAGCGATTCCACTTCTATTGGTTGGGCGTATCAATACGCTCTATCTAGCGACAGCGAGAATTTAAGCGATTTGAAGGTCTTGCAAGATTTTTATTACCGCTATGCGCTTTTAGGGGTTGATGGGGTGAGTGAGGTTGCGAGCGTGGGGGGCTTTGTGAAGGATTATGAAATCACGCTTAACAACGATTCTCTAATCCGCTATAACCTGAGTTTAGAGCAAATCGCTAATGCGATTAAAAATTCCAATAACGATACCGGTGGGGGCATTATTTTAGAAAATGGGTTTGAAAAAATTGTTCGTTCGCATGGGTATATCCAATCTTTGAAAGATTTAGAAGAAATTGTCCTTAAAAAAGAAGGGGCTATTCCTTTAAAAATGAAAGATATAGCTAGCGTGAGACTGGTGCCAAAACCACGCAGAGGAGCCGCTAACCTCAATGGCAATAAGGAAGTGGTGGGGGGCATTGTGATGGTGCGCTATCACGCTGACACCTATAAAGTCCTCAAAGCCATTAAAGAAAAAATCGCTACCTTACAAGCGAGTAACCCTGATGTGAAAATCACAAGCGTGTATGACAGGAGCGAATTGATTGAAAAAGGCATTGACAATTTGATCCACACGCTCATAGAAGAAAGCGCGATCGTTTTAGTTATTATTGCGATTTTCTTGTTGCATTTTAGAAGTGCATTAGTCGTTATTATCACTCTTCCTTTAAGCGTGTGTATTAGTTTCTTGCTTATGCGTTATTTCAATATTGAAGCGAGTATCATGAGTTTAGGGGGCATTGCGATCGCTATAGGGGCGATGGTGGATGCGGCGATTGTGATGGTAGAGAACGCTCACAAGCATTTGCAACATATTGACATGAAAGACAATACTCAAAGGGTTAATGGCATTATGCAAGGGGTTAAGCATGTGGGAGGGGCGATATTTTTTGCTTTAATGATTATTGTGGTTTCTTTCTTGCCTATTTTTGCACTCACTGGTCAAGAAGAAAAGCTTTTTGCCCCTTTAGCTTACACGAAAACCTTTGCCATGCTTGTAGGGGCGATACTCTCTATCACCATAGTCCCTATTTTAATGGTATGGCTCATTAAGGGGCGGATCTTAGAAGAGTCTAAAAACCCCATTAACGCCTTTTTCATTAAAATTTATGGTGCGAGTTTGAAGGTTGTGCTTAAGTTTAGATACGCTTTTTTAATAGCGAGCGTTGTGGGTTTAGGGAGCTTGTATGTATCGTATAAAAAACTTAACTGGGAATTTATCCCCAAAATCAATGAAGGGGTAATAATGTATATGCCTGTAACACTTAATGGCGTGGGTATTGATACAGCTTTAGAATATTTGAAAAAAAGTAATACCGCTATCAAGCAATTAGATTTTGTCAAACAAGTTTTTGGTAAAGTGGGGCACGCTAACACAAGCACCGATGCTGCCGGTTTAGGAATGTTAGAAACCTACATTGAATTAAAGCCACAAAATGAATGGAAAGAAAAGCTTAGTTATAAAGAAGTTAGAGACAAATTAGAAAAAACTTTACGATTAAAAGGCTTGACCAATTCATGGACTTACCCCATTCGTGGGAGAACGGACATGCTTTTAACGGGTATCAGGACGCCCTTAGGCATCAAGCTCTATGGCAATGATACGGATAAATTGCAGGAATTATCGATCTTTATGGAGCAACAGCTCAAAACCCTAAAAGAGAGTTTGTCCGTTTTTGCAGAGCGTTCCAACAATGGCTACTATATCACGCTGGATTTGAATGATGAAAATCTGGCTCGTTATGGTATCAACAAAAACACCGTTCTAGATGCGATTAAATTCGCTCTAGGCGGAGCCACGCTCACTACCATGATTAAGGGTGTAGAAAGCTATCCTATCTCTTTGCGATTAGAAGATACAGAAAGAAACACTATTGAAAAATTAAAAAACCTCTATATCAAAACCGCTTACAATTACATGCCCTTAAGAGAATTAGCCCATGTGTATTACGACAACTCGCCGGCGGTGTTAAAAAGCGAAAAGGGTTTGAATGTGAATTTTATTTATATTGTGCCACAAAATGGTATAAGCTCTGATACTTACAGACAACTAGCCACAAAAGCGTTAGAAAAAATCAAATTGCCTAGCGGATATTATTATGAATTTAGCGGCGAAAGCCAGTATTTAGAAGAGGCGTTTAAAACCTTACAATACATCGTGCCGGTGAGCGTTTTTATCATTTTTATTTTAATTGTCTTTGCTTTAAAGGATTTCACTAATTCCTTGCTATGCTTTTTCACTTTGCCTTTTGCGTTCTTGGGAGGGTTGATCTTTATGAATCTCATGGGCTTTAACATGAGCGTGGCAACGTTAGTGGGCTTTTTAGCCCTTTTAGGGGTAGCGAGTGAAACGGCTATTGTGATGATTATCTATTTAGAAGATGCGTTTCAAAAATTCATTAAAACCCCCTTAAAAGAGCAAAATAATGCCACCTTAAAAGAAGCTATCATGCATGGGGCGGTGCTTAGGGTAAGACCTAAACTTATGACCTTTTTTAGCATTTTAGCTTCACTCATTCCTATCATGTATAGCCATGGCACAGGTAGTGAAATCATGAAATCCATTGCTGCGCCCATGCTAGGGGGTATGATAAGCAGCGTTGTTTTAACGCTTTTTATTATCCCTACGGCGTATTTTGTGATTAAGAACGCTAGGATTAAGCATGCTTTCTAG
- the hemW gene encoding radical SAM family heme chaperone HemW — protein MILYIHIPFCNNKCGYCAFNSYENKHELKEEYIQALCLDLKHALKQTHEKIESVFIGGGTPNTLSVKSFERIFESIHQNASLSADCEITTEANPELISKAWCQGLKDLGINRLSLGVQSFREDKLLFLERQHSKSIAPVIEVIFKSGIENISIDLIYNTPLDNEKSLKEELKLAKELPINHLSAYALSVEKNTNLEKNAKKPSCVDFDNVVKETLEGFSFKQYEVSNYARNYQVKHNLAYWEAKDYLGCGAGAVGCVANERFYAKKLIENYIKDPLQRQVEPLSGKDKRLEKLFLGLRCILGVEISLLDAHKVELLIKGNKAFIKNNRLVASDFFMADEMALWLL, from the coding sequence ATGATTTTATACATTCATATTCCTTTTTGCAACAACAAATGCGGTTATTGTGCTTTCAATTCCTATGAAAACAAACACGAATTGAAAGAAGAATACATTCAAGCGTTGTGCCTGGATTTAAAGCATGCCCTAAAACAAACCCATGAAAAAATTGAGAGCGTCTTTATTGGTGGCGGCACGCCTAACACCTTAAGCGTAAAGTCTTTTGAAAGAATTTTTGAAAGCATCCATCAAAATGCGAGCTTGAGCGCAGATTGTGAAATCACCACTGAAGCTAATCCTGAATTGATTTCTAAAGCGTGGTGTCAAGGCTTAAAAGATTTAGGGATCAACCGCTTGAGTTTAGGGGTGCAAAGTTTTAGGGAAGATAAATTATTGTTTTTAGAGCGCCAACATTCCAAAAGTATCGCCCCTGTGATAGAGGTTATTTTTAAAAGCGGGATTGAAAATATCAGCATTGATTTGATTTATAACACCCCATTAGATAATGAAAAATCTTTAAAAGAAGAATTGAAACTCGCCAAAGAACTCCCCATCAACCATTTGAGCGCTTATGCTTTAAGCGTTGAAAAGAACACGAATTTAGAAAAAAACGCCAAAAAACCCTCATGCGTGGATTTTGACAATGTGGTGAAAGAAACTTTAGAGGGCTTTTCTTTCAAGCAATACGAAGTGTCCAATTACGCTAGAAATTACCAAGTCAAACACAATTTAGCTTATTGGGAGGCTAAAGATTATTTAGGGTGTGGGGCTGGAGCTGTGGGTTGCGTGGCGAATGAGCGCTTTTATGCAAAAAAACTCATAGAAAATTATATTAAAGACCCCCTACAACGCCAAGTTGAGCCACTTAGTGGAAAAGACAAGCGATTAGAAAAGCTGTTTTTGGGCTTAAGGTGCATTTTAGGGGTTGAGATTAGCTTGTTAGATGCCCATAAAGTGGAGCTTTTGATTAAAGGAAATAAGGCTTTTATTAAAAATAACCGCTTGGTAGCGAGCGATTTTTTCATGGCTGATGAAATGGCTTTGTGGTTATTGTAG
- a CDS encoding c-type cytochrome, translating into MKKFILALGVLASANTLMATDVEALAKGCAACHGVKFEKKALGKSLVVNTLSEKEIIEWLMDFKTGKKKSPIMNAQAKKLSDEDIKALAKYIPTLK; encoded by the coding sequence ATGAAAAAGTTTATTTTGGCTTTGGGCGTTTTGGCATCCGCAAACACTTTAATGGCAACCGATGTTGAAGCTCTTGCAAAAGGTTGTGCCGCTTGTCATGGGGTTAAATTTGAAAAGAAGGCTTTAGGTAAGAGTTTAGTTGTTAACACTTTGAGCGAAAAAGAAATTATAGAATGGCTTATGGACTTTAAAACCGGTAAGAAAAAAAGCCCTATCATGAACGCGCAAGCTAAGAAATTGAGCGATGAAGACATCAAGGCTTTAGCTAAATACATCCCCACTCTCAAATAA
- a CDS encoding RNA pyrophosphohydrolase, translated as MLHKKYRPNVAAIIMSPNYPNTCEVFIAERVDIEGAWQFPQGGIDEGETPLEALYRELLEEIGTNEIEVLAQYPRWIAYDFPSNMEHNFYSFDGQKQRYFLVRLKHANSIDLNKHTPEFRTYQFIHLKDLLKKIVPFKRQVYRQVIAYFRREGYLGC; from the coding sequence ATGTTGCATAAGAAATATCGTCCTAATGTTGCGGCTATTATTATGTCGCCAAACTACCCTAATACATGCGAAGTTTTTATCGCTGAGCGTGTGGATATTGAAGGGGCTTGGCAATTCCCCCAAGGGGGCATTGACGAGGGCGAGACCCCTTTAGAAGCGCTTTATAGGGAATTGTTAGAAGAAATTGGCACCAATGAAATAGAGGTTTTAGCGCAATACCCTAGATGGATCGCCTATGATTTCCCAAGCAACATGGAACATAACTTCTATTCCTTTGATGGGCAAAAACAACGCTATTTTTTAGTGCGCCTAAAGCATGCGAATAGCATTGATTTAAACAAACACACGCCAGAATTTAGGACTTATCAGTTCATTCATTTAAAGGATTTGCTTAAAAAAATTGTTCCCTTTAAGCGTCAAGTGTATCGCCAAGTCATCGCTTATTTTAGAAGAGAGGGGTATTTGGGGTGTTAA
- a CDS encoding aspartate kinase has product MLIVQKYGGTSMGSVERIHNVAQRVLESVKLGHQVVVIVSAMSGETDRLLEFGKNFSHNPSKREMDRIVSVGELISSAALSMALERYGYKAISLSGKEAGILTNSHFQSAVIQSIDNKRIRELLEKNYIVVIAGFQGADTHGETTTLGRGGSDLSAVALAGALKADLCEIYTDVDGVYTTDPRIEEKAQKIAQISYDEMLELASMGAKVLLNRSVELAKKLSVKLVTRNSFNHSEGTLIVAEKDFKGERMETPIVSGIALDKNQARVSMEGVEDRPGIAAEIFGALAEYRINVDMIVQTIGRDGKTDLDFTIVKTQIEETKYALKPFLSQIDSIDYDENIAKVSIVGVGMKSHSGVASTAFKALAKDNINIMMISTSEIKISVLIDIKYAELAVRTLHAVYELDK; this is encoded by the coding sequence GTGTTAATCGTTCAAAAATATGGCGGCACGAGCATGGGCAGTGTGGAAAGGATCCACAATGTCGCCCAAAGGGTTTTAGAAAGCGTTAAGTTAGGGCATCAGGTGGTGGTAATCGTTTCTGCGATGAGCGGCGAAACGGACCGGCTTTTAGAATTTGGCAAGAATTTTAGCCATAACCCTAGCAAGCGAGAAATGGATAGGATCGTAAGCGTGGGGGAATTGATTTCAAGTGCGGCTTTGAGCATGGCGTTAGAGAGATATGGGTATAAAGCCATTTCATTGAGCGGGAAAGAAGCGGGCATTCTAACCAACTCGCATTTTCAAAGCGCTGTGATCCAATCCATTGATAACAAACGCATTAGAGAACTTTTGGAAAAAAACTACATTGTGGTGATCGCTGGGTTTCAAGGTGCTGATACTCATGGCGAAACGACGACTTTAGGGCGTGGGGGGAGCGATTTGAGTGCGGTCGCTTTAGCTGGGGCTTTAAAAGCGGATTTGTGTGAAATTTATACCGATGTGGATGGCGTTTATACCACCGATCCGCGCATTGAAGAAAAGGCTCAAAAAATCGCGCAAATCAGCTATGATGAAATGCTTGAATTGGCTTCTATGGGGGCTAAAGTTTTGTTAAACCGATCAGTGGAATTAGCTAAAAAACTCAGCGTGAAATTAGTGACTCGCAACTCGTTTAATCATAGCGAAGGCACGCTCATTGTGGCTGAAAAAGACTTTAAAGGAGAACGCATGGAAACCCCTATTGTGAGTGGGATCGCACTGGATAAAAATCAAGCTCGTGTGAGCATGGAGGGCGTGGAAGACAGGCCTGGCATTGCCGCAGAAATCTTTGGTGCTTTAGCGGAGTATCGCATCAATGTGGATATGATAGTCCAAACGATCGGCAGAGACGGCAAAACGGATTTGGATTTCACTATCGTTAAAACCCAAATAGAAGAGACCAAATACGCCCTAAAGCCTTTTTTATCGCAGATTGACTCCATTGATTATGATGAAAATATCGCTAAAGTTTCCATAGTGGGCGTGGGCATGAAATCGCATTCTGGGGTGGCGAGCACCGCTTTTAAAGCCCTAGCAAAAGACAATATCAATATCATGATGATTTCTACAAGCGAAATTAAAATTTCTGTTTTAATTGATATTAAATACGCGGAATTAGCCGTTAGAACTTTGCATGCGGTGTATGAATTAGACAAATGA
- a CDS encoding HobA family DNA replication regulator yields MKDFYDWIREFVRDQGEFIAQQSGWLELERSSYAKLMAQAISHVLNGGSLLVSVDSSRHWFLNYILSNLNPKDLKERPLLSVIDFNASSFYPKNDANLSLATIELTYQNPMFWHIGKIENEGLKTILLSKIPSFLWLFEELKEDCLLLKEHDSLLDYKLLQLFKLFENALFSVLYNKVTL; encoded by the coding sequence ATGAAAGATTTCTATGATTGGATCAGGGAATTTGTGCGCGATCAGGGTGAGTTTATTGCCCAACAAAGTGGGTGGTTAGAATTAGAGCGTTCAAGCTATGCAAAACTCATGGCGCAAGCCATTTCGCATGTGCTTAATGGCGGTTCGCTGTTAGTGAGCGTGGATTCTTCTAGGCACTGGTTTTTAAACTACATTCTTTCTAACTTAAACCCTAAAGATTTAAAAGAGCGTCCTTTATTGTCTGTCATTGATTTTAACGCTTCTTCTTTCTACCCCAAAAATGACGCAAACCTCTCTCTAGCCACCATAGAGCTCACTTATCAAAACCCCATGTTTTGGCATATTGGCAAAATTGAAAATGAAGGCTTAAAAACGATACTACTAAGTAAAATCCCTAGTTTTTTATGGCTTTTTGAAGAGCTTAAAGAAGACTGCTTGCTTTTAAAAGAGCATGATAGTTTGTTAGATTATAAATTATTGCAACTCTTCAAACTCTTTGAAAACGCGCTTTTTAGCGTGCTATACAATAAGGTTACTTTATGA
- a CDS encoding DNA polymerase III subunit delta': MKNFNRLIYTDNLEESLEEVASLFERHTKFYTEILEKDKKVIKTFNKDFKIEHAKEVISKANLKHSTLNAFLIAAPSYGIEAQNALLKILEEPPNNVCFIMFAKSPNHVLATIKSRLIKEDRRQKIPLKPLNFDLSKLDLKDIYAFLRELDKENFDSRENQREKIESLLESINRHQIYLNEQELQAFDLAIKANSSYYKLSYNLLPLLLSLLSKKRV, translated from the coding sequence ATGAAAAATTTCAACCGCCTTATTTATACGGACAATCTTGAAGAAAGCTTAGAAGAAGTTGCAAGCCTTTTTGAACGCCACACTAAATTCTACACAGAAATCCTTGAAAAAGACAAAAAGGTGATCAAAACTTTTAACAAGGACTTTAAAATAGAGCATGCCAAAGAAGTGATTTCAAAAGCCAATCTCAAACACAGCACATTGAACGCCTTTTTAATCGCTGCCCCTAGTTATGGTATAGAAGCCCAAAACGCGCTCTTAAAAATATTAGAAGAACCCCCAAATAATGTTTGTTTTATCATGTTTGCTAAAAGCCCAAACCATGTCTTAGCTACCATTAAATCCCGCTTAATCAAAGAAGATAGGCGCCAAAAAATCCCTCTAAAACCTTTAAATTTTGATTTATCCAAGTTGGATTTAAAAGATATTTATGCGTTTTTAAGGGAATTAGACAAAGAAAATTTTGATTCTAGAGAAAATCAAAGGGAAAAAATTGAAAGCCTGCTAGAGAGCATCAACAGACACCAGATCTATTTAAACGAGCAAGAATTGCAAGCTTTTGATTTAGCGATCAAGGCCAATAGCTCTTATTATAAGCTTAGCTATAATCTTTTGCCCTTACTTTTAAGCCTTTTGTCTAAAAAGAGGGTGTGA
- the folP gene encoding dihydropteroate synthase yields the protein MTLKRLNSDALKNALQKIGPEKIVQNRMHQKGVSFVFEIKHLPLSAALILKQEAISVGGDFATPKDCILAKEPFYDGVLIVSANQLERLIIKCYSQPFGLKHLAQELKSHLKAPKPNAPQIMAVLNLTPDSFYEKSRFSSKKALEEIYQLLEKGITLIDIGAASSRPQSEIIDPKIEQERLKEVLLEIKSQKLYQLAQFSIDTYHAKTAQMALEHHFSILNDVSGFSSAEMLEVARDYKPTCILMHSQKTPKDMQENVFYHNLFDEMDRFFKDKLEVLEKYALQDIVLDIGFGFAKLKEHNLALIKHLSHFLKFKKPLLVGASRKNTIGLITGREVQNRLAGTLSLHLMALQNGASILRVHDIDEHIDLIKVFESLEETD from the coding sequence ATGACTTTAAAACGCCTTAATTCTGATGCGTTAAAAAACGCCCTTCAAAAAATAGGTCCAGAAAAGATCGTGCAAAACCGCATGCACCAAAAAGGCGTTAGCTTTGTCTTTGAAATCAAACATTTGCCCTTGAGTGCTGCGTTGATTTTAAAGCAAGAAGCCATAAGTGTTGGAGGCGATTTTGCCACGCCAAAAGATTGTATTTTGGCTAAAGAGCCTTTTTATGATGGGGTGTTGATCGTGAGCGCTAATCAATTAGAGCGTTTGATTATAAAGTGCTATTCCCAACCCTTTGGGCTTAAACATTTAGCGCAAGAATTGAAAAGCCATCTCAAAGCCCCTAAACCTAACGCCCCACAGATCATGGCGGTTTTAAACCTTACGCCGGATAGCTTCTATGAAAAGAGCCGTTTTAGTAGCAAAAAAGCGCTTGAAGAAATCTATCAATTACTAGAAAAGGGCATCACACTCATTGATATAGGTGCAGCCAGTTCAAGACCACAGAGTGAAATCATTGATCCAAAAATAGAGCAAGAGCGCTTAAAAGAAGTTTTATTGGAAATCAAATCCCAAAAACTCTACCAACTTGCACAATTTAGCATAGACACCTACCATGCCAAAACCGCCCAAATGGCTTTGGAGCATCATTTTTCTATCCTTAATGATGTGAGCGGTTTTAGTAGCGCTGAAATGCTAGAAGTCGCAAGAGACTACAAACCTACTTGCATTTTAATGCACTCTCAAAAAACCCCCAAAGACATGCAAGAAAATGTGTTTTACCATAATCTATTTGACGAAATGGATCGTTTCTTTAAAGACAAGCTAGAGGTTTTAGAAAAATATGCACTTCAAGATATTGTTTTAGATATTGGGTTTGGATTCGCTAAATTAAAAGAGCATAATTTAGCCTTAATCAAGCATTTAAGCCACTTCCTCAAATTCAAAAAACCCTTATTGGTGGGAGCGAGCCGTAAAAACACGATCGGGCTTATCACCGGGCGTGAAGTTCAAAACCGACTCGCTGGCACTTTAAGCTTGCATTTAATGGCGTTACAAAATGGAGCGAGCATTTTAAGAGTGCATGATATTGATGAGCATATTGATCTCATTAAAGTGTTTGAGAGCCTAGAAGAGACAGATTAG
- a CDS encoding DMT family transporter — translation MRNTILFGVSMILLANLCFGIMSAFVKVTADYFSPMENVFYRSITMTLLLLLVYPFKPYRLKSYKQGGFKKLAFRVVIGGLAMLAFFYNIEKISLATATAFSQCAPIYTVLLSPFLLKEKLKRSALISACIGLVGVVLISNPSVENVGPVEIIMGILSGIFVSLAYITLRDLREYYDKQAVILAFAFGMSVLGLVGMFIDIPFLSTGIHMPRKEDILWISLIGISGTLGQYFLTYAYMNAPAGIIAPIEYTRIVWGLLFGLYLGDKFLDLKSSLGVALILFSGLLIALPALLKELKNFKSCN, via the coding sequence ATGCGTAATACCATTTTATTTGGCGTTTCAATGATACTCTTGGCGAATTTATGCTTTGGGATCATGAGCGCGTTTGTTAAAGTCACAGCTGACTACTTTTCCCCCATGGAAAATGTGTTTTACCGCTCCATTACCATGACGCTTTTACTCTTACTCGTTTATCCTTTTAAGCCCTACCGCTTAAAGAGTTACAAACAAGGCGGTTTTAAAAAACTCGCTTTTAGGGTTGTTATAGGGGGTTTAGCGATGTTAGCGTTTTTTTATAATATTGAAAAAATTTCGCTCGCTACCGCAACGGCTTTCTCGCAATGCGCGCCTATTTACACGGTGCTTCTTTCTCCTTTCCTTTTGAAAGAAAAGCTCAAAAGAAGCGCGTTAATTTCAGCATGCATTGGGCTAGTGGGCGTGGTTCTCATTTCAAATCCTAGTGTGGAAAATGTAGGACCGGTTGAAATTATTATGGGTATATTGAGCGGAATCTTTGTGTCTTTGGCGTATATCACTTTAAGGGATTTGAGAGAGTATTACGACAAGCAAGCCGTGATTTTAGCGTTCGCCTTTGGCATGAGCGTGCTTGGGCTAGTGGGCATGTTTATTGACATTCCTTTTTTATCCACAGGCATTCACATGCCCAGAAAAGAGGATATTTTGTGGATTTCTTTAATAGGGATTAGCGGAACTTTAGGGCAGTATTTCCTAACCTATGCTTACATGAACGCTCCTGCTGGGATCATTGCTCCTATTGAATATACCCGCATTGTTTGGGGACTCTTGTTTGGGCTGTATTTAGGCGATAAATTTTTGGATCTTAAAAGTTCTTTAGGGGTGGCTTTGATTTTATTTTCAGGCTTACTCATCGCCTTGCCCGCCCTTTTAAAAGAATTAAAAAATTTTAAATCATGCAACTAA